In Treponema vincentii, a single window of DNA contains:
- a CDS encoding zinc ribbon domain-containing protein — translation MRWTKKKDGSIQYSYRCGGYASRVNSCTSHTISADTVEALILSAVKRFSKFVLNDEKAFALELQSLWKDKQEEKPKHNQSEFCLIDGSFLFRQVFKQS, via the coding sequence ATACGCTGGACAAAGAAGAAAGATGGTTCTATCCAGTATTCTTACCGTTGCGGCGGGTATGCAAGCAGGGTTAATTCTTGTACTTCCCATACAATTAGTGCTGATACTGTTGAAGCCTTGATATTATCGGCAGTTAAACGCTTTTCAAAATTCGTTCTAAATGATGAAAAAGCCTTTGCTTTGGAACTGCAATCCCTTTGGAAAGACAAGCAAGAGGAAAAACCGAAGCACAATCAATCGGAGTTCTGTCTGATTGATGGCAGTTTTCTTTTTCGGCAAGTATTCAAGCAGTCATGA
- a CDS encoding ABC transporter permease — protein sequence MKPMTLTVKRAGNKLKAFFAQPSNIILTVALILLGATTIFPLISMIIESFTVHLREALFHGEPAGSISLSGWKSLLLTSEYNYSKNYFYVPLFNSISMALIASAVAIVIGGVFAWFINRTNIPLKKPISALLLFPYIMPSWTIALFWHNMFANVTVHGCSANGIIASLFHIYAPEWFVYGRFPIGMTLGIHYAPFAYILIGGILKNMDANLEEAATILKTPRWRILTKITLPIVAPAMMNTFLLVFASSVSAYAVPVFLGTPIGFMTLTTSMTYFNQAYPAQGYAVGIVLVVLGLFVLGINNLFTGKRKSYTTVTGKSSQVSFINLKAARRPLAAAGLLIVFAISILPMITFALESVLKSAGNYTLGNMSFHFWIGDPNSQALQAQYYNWEGGILVNAHVWSALGHSLLLSLACALIAGTCGLLVGYAVVNKRHSKLSKIVSTLAFIPYLIPSMAFGMAYLALSVNWSFLYGSFFLLVLVGAIKYMPFATKSATGAMLQLSGEIEEAAILTNTPWWKRMLKIIFPIQKPSFLSGYLLPFISCMRELSLFVLLIVDSNFITTTLLMYYNEKGYSQYGNALNLLIVIIVLLINWVVNKLTGASVTKGVGGK from the coding sequence ATGAAACCTATGACACTTACCGTGAAGAGGGCCGGCAACAAGTTAAAAGCATTTTTTGCACAGCCCTCAAATATCATTCTTACCGTTGCGCTCATTTTACTCGGTGCAACGACTATCTTCCCGCTCATTTCGATGATTATCGAAAGTTTTACCGTACATTTACGGGAGGCTTTGTTTCATGGAGAGCCGGCGGGAAGCATATCGCTCAGCGGATGGAAATCGCTTTTACTCACGTCGGAGTATAACTACAGTAAAAATTACTTTTACGTTCCGCTGTTTAACTCAATCTCCATGGCGTTGATTGCTTCCGCAGTTGCGATTGTTATCGGCGGAGTATTTGCATGGTTTATCAACCGGACGAACATCCCGCTGAAAAAACCGATATCGGCGCTGCTTTTATTTCCGTACATTATGCCGTCGTGGACGATTGCACTTTTTTGGCACAATATGTTTGCTAACGTAACGGTGCACGGATGTAGTGCAAACGGGATTATCGCTTCGTTGTTCCATATCTATGCACCGGAGTGGTTTGTTTACGGACGATTCCCTATCGGGATGACGCTCGGTATTCACTATGCGCCGTTTGCCTATATTCTGATCGGCGGTATTCTGAAAAACATGGATGCCAACCTTGAAGAAGCGGCAACCATTCTAAAAACGCCGCGCTGGAGAATCCTTACAAAGATTACCTTACCGATTGTAGCTCCCGCGATGATGAATACATTTTTGCTGGTGTTCGCCAGTTCCGTAAGCGCGTATGCCGTACCCGTTTTTCTCGGTACTCCTATCGGCTTTATGACGTTAACCACCTCGATGACCTATTTTAATCAGGCGTATCCGGCGCAAGGCTATGCAGTCGGTATCGTGCTGGTAGTATTAGGGCTATTCGTACTGGGCATCAACAACCTGTTTACCGGAAAACGGAAGTCATACACAACGGTAACCGGCAAGAGTTCGCAAGTATCATTCATCAATCTAAAAGCAGCGCGGCGTCCGCTTGCAGCAGCAGGTCTTCTTATCGTCTTCGCTATCTCCATTCTGCCGATGATCACCTTTGCACTGGAATCGGTACTGAAAAGCGCCGGTAATTATACACTCGGCAATATGTCGTTTCATTTCTGGATCGGAGACCCCAATTCGCAAGCTCTGCAAGCGCAATACTATAACTGGGAAGGCGGTATTCTGGTCAATGCACATGTATGGAGTGCGCTGGGGCATAGCTTACTGCTCTCACTTGCCTGCGCACTGATTGCCGGTACGTGCGGATTGTTGGTCGGCTACGCGGTTGTAAACAAACGGCATTCCAAGCTATCAAAAATCGTGAGCACACTTGCGTTTATTCCATATCTTATTCCTTCGATGGCGTTCGGTATGGCGTACCTTGCGCTATCGGTTAACTGGTCGTTTTTATACGGATCGTTTTTTCTGCTCGTGTTGGTCGGTGCGATTAAATATATGCCTTTTGCAACGAAGTCCGCTACAGGCGCGATGCTGCAACTGTCAGGTGAAATAGAAGAAGCTGCAATTTTAACCAATACGCCGTGGTGGAAACGGATGCTGAAAATTATCTTTCCGATTCAAAAGCCGAGTTTCTTGTCGGGATATCTTTTGCCGTTTATCTCGTGTATGCGCGAATTGTCTTTGTTCGTGCTTTTGATTGTGGATAGTAATTTCATTACGACAACCCTATTGATGTATTACAACGAAAAAGGATATTCGCAGTACGGCAATGCGTTAAACTTATTGATTGTCATTATCGTGCTGCTTATCAACTGGGTGGTGAATAAATTGACAGGCGCAAGCGTTACGAAAGGCGTAGGAGGAAAATAA
- a CDS encoding radical SAM mobile pair protein A has protein sequence MSICIKNQIQNMNIVIGCTVGCAYCYARNNVKRWHIIDDFSVPEFFPCKLKMMEKKRPQNFLLTGMSDLSGWKLEWRDEVFAKIRENPQHQFLFLTKRPDLLDFDTDLENAWFGVTVTRKAELWRIDALRKNVRAKHYHVTFEPLFDDPGSVDLSGINWIVVGTMTGAQSRKVHTEPEWAWSLTDQAHALGIPVFMKEDLVSIIGDENMIQEMPEEFNKVLVVQRSWQK, from the coding sequence ATGAGTATTTGTATCAAAAATCAGATTCAGAACATGAATATCGTCATCGGCTGCACAGTGGGGTGTGCATATTGCTATGCCCGCAACAATGTGAAACGCTGGCATATAATTGATGATTTCTCTGTTCCTGAGTTCTTCCCATGTAAGCTCAAGATGATGGAAAAGAAACGTCCGCAGAACTTTCTTCTTACCGGCATGAGCGATCTCTCCGGATGGAAGCTGGAATGGAGAGACGAGGTATTTGCAAAGATCCGTGAAAACCCACAGCATCAGTTCCTGTTTCTTACCAAGCGCCCCGATCTGCTGGATTTTGATACCGATCTGGAAAACGCATGGTTTGGCGTTACGGTAACGAGGAAAGCAGAACTGTGGCGTATTGACGCCCTTCGGAAAAACGTCAGAGCAAAACACTACCATGTTACCTTTGAACCGTTATTCGACGATCCCGGTTCAGTTGACCTTTCCGGAATCAACTGGATTGTTGTCGGCACCATGACTGGAGCTCAGAGCAGGAAGGTTCATACGGAGCCGGAGTGGGCATGGTCTCTGACGGATCAGGCACACGCGCTCGGCATTCCGGTGTTTATGAAGGAAGACCTTGTCTCTATCATAGGGGATGAAAATATGATTCAGGAAATGCCAGAAGAATTCAATAAAGTGTTGGTGGTACAGAGATCATGGCAGAAGTAA
- a CDS encoding sensor histidine kinase, with translation MVDSFITEQFYWKIMLLSLIKKIFKIESIFIYTALAIFFCTIFFKRASNNLIQKLDTEMLLLQMDPKSIVAGRDSADIFSKNPVDFESIALKLRSDYQAFTYFDAPLKKELEAIIQNIQSGNRNTDAIINFQNHIHGVQTRLNLGYDSLLYSALFLIAIAVFIILEKFFKNSIQLEQLKTMQTEQNNFSRDLHDGVAQNLAALNIYLEKEDFSKSKFYAKQALNEIRYMIGSGSIEFTEDFEKIIREICTAFEVNFGIKTNLYVASQKIIALKNTQKTHLIRILQEALSNISRHSDATQVEIKIVDGIDDFRFIICDNGKGFEETDVESKKLKAAVKHYGLTNIKKRAQLIDGSADFINEGGFTIAITVKDSVH, from the coding sequence ATGGTCGATAGTTTCATTACCGAACAATTTTACTGGAAAATCATGCTGCTAAGTCTTATTAAGAAAATTTTTAAAATCGAGTCGATATTTATCTACACCGCACTCGCAATCTTTTTTTGCACAATCTTTTTTAAGCGGGCAAGCAACAATCTGATTCAGAAACTCGACACGGAAATGTTATTGCTTCAAATGGATCCGAAAAGCATAGTTGCCGGCAGAGATAGCGCTGACATTTTTTCGAAAAATCCTGTAGATTTTGAATCAATTGCTCTTAAACTGAGATCGGACTACCAAGCCTTCACTTATTTTGATGCACCTCTAAAAAAAGAACTTGAAGCAATCATTCAAAATATTCAAAGCGGTAATCGTAACACGGATGCTATTATCAACTTTCAAAATCACATTCATGGGGTGCAGACAAGACTTAATCTCGGATACGATTCTCTTTTATACAGTGCTCTTTTTCTGATTGCGATTGCCGTCTTTATAATCCTTGAGAAATTCTTTAAAAATTCAATACAGCTTGAACAACTTAAAACAATGCAGACGGAGCAGAATAATTTCAGCCGCGACCTTCACGACGGAGTTGCGCAGAATCTTGCCGCACTCAATATCTATCTTGAAAAAGAAGATTTTTCAAAATCAAAATTTTACGCAAAACAAGCTCTAAACGAAATTCGTTATATGATCGGTTCCGGAAGTATTGAGTTTACGGAAGATTTTGAAAAAATTATACGCGAGATTTGCACTGCATTTGAAGTGAATTTCGGAATAAAAACAAATCTATATGTTGCAAGTCAGAAAATAATTGCGCTCAAAAATACGCAAAAGACACATCTTATCAGAATTTTGCAGGAAGCGCTGAGCAATATTTCACGGCATTCCGATGCAACACAAGTTGAAATAAAAATTGTGGACGGGATTGATGATTTCCGTTTTATCATCTGCGATAACGGAAAAGGTTTTGAAGAAACCGACGTTGAAAGCAAGAAGCTAAAAGCTGCTGTAAAGCATTACGGACTTACCAATATCAAAAAGCGTGCCCAACTGATAGACGGCAGCGCGGATTTTATAAATGAAGGAGGTTTTACCATTGCAATCACCGTTAAAGATTCTGTTCATTGA
- a CDS encoding radical SAM mobile pair system MarR family transcriptional regulator, which yields MEMNGGFLVTKIKQLGDRIFEKILSEKNIDAFNGAQGRILYVLWQEDGIPIGSLSIKCGLAITSLTTMLERMENQGLISRVQSETDKRKTLLFLTEKAHALKGEYDSVSDDMGSIYYKGFSEEEITRFEECLDRIRKNLEDWQES from the coding sequence ATGGAAATGAATGGAGGATTCCTTGTTACCAAAATAAAACAGCTTGGAGACCGGATCTTTGAGAAGATTCTCAGTGAAAAGAATATTGATGCGTTCAATGGAGCCCAGGGGCGTATTCTTTATGTGCTGTGGCAGGAGGATGGAATCCCGATTGGGTCACTCTCGATCAAATGTGGATTAGCGATAACTTCTCTTACGACGATGCTGGAAAGAATGGAAAATCAAGGGCTGATAAGCCGCGTTCAGTCTGAAACGGACAAAAGGAAAACACTCCTGTTTCTGACTGAGAAAGCACATGCCTTAAAGGGCGAGTACGATTCTGTATCTGATGATATGGGCAGCATTTACTACAAAGGTTTTTCGGAGGAAGAAATTACCCGGTTTGAGGAATGCCTCGACCGCATCAGAAAGAATCTTGAGGATTGGCAGGAGTCATGA
- a CDS encoding radical SAM mobile pair protein B: MAEVIDGILISEVGTKNIMTKSSLPVGGYSVNPYVGCTHACKYCYASFMKRFTGHKEEWGTFLDVKHWPEIKNPKKYAGQRVVIGSVTDGYNPQEEQFGNTRKLLEQLIGSDADILICTKSDLVVRDIDLLKKLARVTVSWSINTLDENFKNDMDSASSIERRIASMKQVYDAGIRTVCFVSPVFPGITDFEAIFERVKGQCDLFWLENLNLRGGFKKTIMDYIAGKYPDLVPLYDEIYNKHNRSYFEALEVKAEGMAKKYDCPFVDNEMPYGRVPQGHPVIVDYFYHEEIRGTENTGKRNR, encoded by the coding sequence ATGGCAGAAGTAATCGATGGAATCCTCATTAGTGAGGTGGGAACAAAGAACATCATGACCAAGTCCAGTCTGCCGGTAGGCGGTTACTCGGTCAATCCCTATGTAGGCTGTACACATGCCTGCAAGTATTGCTATGCTTCTTTTATGAAGCGCTTTACCGGACACAAGGAGGAATGGGGCACTTTCCTTGATGTGAAGCATTGGCCGGAAATTAAAAATCCGAAGAAGTATGCCGGACAGCGGGTGGTCATCGGTTCTGTGACGGATGGCTACAATCCACAGGAGGAGCAATTCGGGAATACCAGAAAACTTCTGGAGCAGCTGATCGGCAGTGACGCAGATATTCTAATCTGCACAAAGTCTGATCTTGTGGTACGAGATATTGATCTGCTGAAGAAGCTTGCACGAGTAACCGTTTCATGGTCGATCAACACACTGGATGAAAATTTTAAGAACGATATGGACTCTGCTTCGAGCATTGAGCGTCGTATCGCTTCTATGAAGCAGGTATATGATGCAGGTATCCGTACAGTCTGTTTCGTATCCCCGGTATTCCCCGGTATCACGGATTTTGAAGCGATCTTTGAGCGGGTAAAGGGTCAGTGCGATCTGTTCTGGCTCGAAAATCTCAATCTTCGGGGCGGTTTCAAGAAGACGATTATGGATTATATCGCTGGAAAATATCCTGATCTTGTACCGCTTTACGATGAGATCTATAACAAGCATAACCGCAGCTACTTTGAAGCACTTGAAGTAAAAGCTGAGGGAATGGCTAAAAAGTATGATTGTCCCTTTGTGGATAATGAAATGCCTTATGGCAGAGTCCCGCAGGGACATCCGGTGATCGTGGATTATTTCTATCATGAGGAAATCCGAGGGACAGAAAATACCGGAAAAAGAAATCGTTAA
- a CDS encoding response regulator transcription factor, translated as MQSPLKILFIDDHTGLRDGMIFMLQNRNPSLSIIGVGTIPEAVKKLNEDKDIKIVILDLNLDGENSLESVSKMRGVKPDILILVYTMYNDDIHVEHALLIGVQGFITKEASIDEVEKAILVVGSGNTYYNSVASKVLHTLLPQNKGKHIVRDEKSYLFDNYKSLSKKEQEVFIHLAEGLDVVEIAKLLGKSEKTILNQRTAVYGKMFIRDRHDLIEKAKLLGLLF; from the coding sequence TTGCAATCACCGTTAAAGATTCTGTTCATTGATGATCACACGGGCTTACGGGACGGAATGATTTTTATGCTTCAAAACAGAAATCCGTCACTTTCGATAATCGGTGTCGGAACAATCCCAGAAGCGGTAAAAAAACTTAATGAAGATAAAGATATCAAAATTGTGATTCTCGATTTAAACCTCGACGGTGAAAACTCGCTTGAATCGGTTTCAAAAATGAGAGGTGTGAAGCCTGATATTTTAATTTTGGTTTACACTATGTACAATGATGATATTCACGTAGAACATGCACTTTTGATCGGCGTTCAAGGTTTTATTACAAAAGAAGCCTCGATTGATGAAGTTGAAAAAGCAATCCTTGTGGTAGGTTCAGGGAACACGTATTACAATAGCGTTGCAAGCAAAGTTTTGCACACTCTTTTACCGCAGAATAAAGGCAAGCACATCGTCCGTGACGAAAAAAGCTATCTTTTTGATAATTACAAAAGTCTTTCAAAAAAAGAGCAAGAAGTTTTCATTCATCTTGCTGAAGGGCTTGATGTAGTTGAAATTGCAAAACTGCTCGGAAAATCGGAAAAAACAATCTTAAATCAGCGGACGGCCGTTTACGGAAAAATGTTTATTCGCGATCGGCATGATTTGATTGAAAAAGCAAAACTTTTAGGGCTGCTATTTTAA
- a CDS encoding zinc ribbon domain-containing protein, with translation MAFCQNCGKELMDGAKFCDSCGTPAGNTGSENQRKQVFDGELKKCPSCGAILSSDDLKCPQCGIELRNIKASSSVTNFNSDLFNTPKSDRSDFITSFPIPNAKEDFFEFLYITVGSVTQPCSAPLGSIDDQIRTAWINKYKQLKTRAPFIFAKDPESLAQVNQIFKTTKIRMPLWQKFLIFVFGGFAALIVLLVVLTKLGILN, from the coding sequence ATGGCATTTTGTCAAAATTGTGGAAAAGAATTAATGGACGGTGCAAAATTCTGTGATTCTTGCGGAACACCGGCAGGAAATACAGGAAGTGAAAATCAACGCAAACAAGTTTTTGATGGGGAACTGAAGAAATGCCCATCATGTGGAGCAATTCTATCAAGCGATGATTTAAAATGTCCTCAATGCGGCATTGAACTGAGAAATATCAAAGCATCATCTTCGGTTACGAATTTTAACAGTGATTTATTCAACACTCCAAAAAGTGACAGATCCGATTTTATTACATCGTTCCCGATTCCAAACGCAAAAGAAGATTTTTTTGAATTTTTATACATTACAGTTGGTTCCGTTACGCAGCCCTGCTCTGCTCCACTAGGCTCAATAGATGACCAAATTAGAACTGCATGGATTAATAAATATAAACAGTTAAAAACACGCGCTCCTTTTATTTTTGCTAAGGATCCGGAAAGTTTGGCACAAGTAAACCAAATTTTTAAGACAACTAAAATAAGAATGCCATTGTGGCAGAAATTTTTGATTTTTGTCTTTGGCGGTTTTGCAGCACTAATTGTACTTCTTGTCGTTTTAACAAAACTCGGAATACTGAATTAA
- a CDS encoding SPFH domain-containing protein — translation MGIFKKKHEDGLMDVIRCDEPTYLIWKWRPKGAEEANSTKKENAIRYGSSLRVKDGEVAVFVYHQKDGTMQDYIERPYDDTIKTANLPILSSIVGAAFGGASPFQAEVYFINLAGIIQVKFGVPFFDVADARNTNFTVPVAVRGSINFRLTNYKEFIKLHRLIDFDLEAFKLQIRDAVCKYIKSIVTNIPFDTGLPVIHLERKIFEVSSVLQPILKQRLESEFGVTTSSVDISDIELDKSSEGYRELKAVTTDIISEQEKAKSAINIRQMEGMAEINMEEYQRERRLGTESSNLAAHQIDQQTRVGIAGAEALGKMGAAGGIGINLGNGGGFNPAGMMAGMAMGSAIGQNMAGMMHGALGGLSQPVPPPPPQVSQYNVAVNGQTTGPYTVATLSQMAASGQFTRESLVWKAGMANWMTAGNVPELSAIFGQNTPPIPPVPPMS, via the coding sequence ATGGGCATATTCAAGAAAAAACACGAAGACGGTTTAATGGATGTTATCCGTTGTGATGAGCCGACATATTTGATTTGGAAATGGAGACCTAAGGGAGCGGAAGAAGCGAATTCTACAAAAAAAGAGAACGCAATCCGCTACGGTTCAAGTCTGCGTGTGAAAGACGGTGAAGTCGCTGTCTTTGTTTATCACCAAAAAGACGGCACAATGCAGGACTATATTGAAAGACCTTATGACGATACGATTAAAACAGCAAACCTTCCTATTCTCTCTTCGATTGTCGGTGCGGCATTCGGCGGGGCGAGCCCTTTTCAAGCGGAAGTTTATTTTATAAACCTTGCGGGAATCATTCAGGTAAAATTCGGGGTTCCGTTTTTTGATGTAGCTGATGCACGCAATACTAATTTTACCGTTCCCGTTGCGGTTCGCGGTTCTATCAATTTTAGACTTACGAATTACAAAGAATTTATAAAACTTCACAGGCTTATTGATTTTGACCTTGAGGCTTTTAAATTGCAGATTCGGGATGCTGTTTGCAAATATATAAAATCTATTGTTACAAATATCCCGTTTGATACAGGGCTTCCCGTAATTCATCTTGAACGAAAGATTTTTGAAGTCAGTAGTGTTTTGCAGCCTATTTTAAAACAACGGCTTGAAAGTGAGTTCGGTGTTACAACAAGTTCGGTTGATATAAGCGATATTGAACTTGATAAATCAAGCGAAGGTTATCGTGAATTAAAAGCAGTTACAACAGACATCATAAGCGAGCAGGAAAAAGCAAAAAGTGCTATCAATATTCGCCAGATGGAAGGTATGGCGGAAATCAACATGGAAGAGTACCAGCGGGAAAGACGGCTCGGAACGGAAAGTTCAAATCTGGCTGCTCATCAGATTGACCAGCAGACACGAGTCGGCATTGCAGGAGCGGAAGCACTGGGAAAGATGGGAGCGGCAGGCGGTATCGGCATAAACCTTGGCAACGGCGGCGGTTTTAATCCGGCAGGCATGATGGCAGGAATGGCTATGGGAAGTGCAATCGGGCAGAATATGGCCGGAATGATGCACGGCGCTTTGGGCGGATTGAGTCAGCCGGTTCCGCCGCCTCCGCCGCAAGTAAGTCAATACAATGTTGCAGTAAACGGACAGACAACAGGCCCCTATACGGTTGCAACACTTTCTCAAATGGCAGCAAGCGGACAGTTTACGCGCGAAAGTCTTGTTTGGAAAGCCGGTATGGCAAACTGGATGACAGCCGGAAACGTGCCTGAACTGTCGGCAATTTTCGGTCAAAATACTCCGCCGATTCCGCCTGTACCGCCGATGAGTTAA
- a CDS encoding ABC transporter ATP-binding protein, which produces MSEIILEQVTKQWGKFVGVDNLNMTIDDRAFVTLLGPSGCGKTTTLRMIAGLETPTSGKIIIDGTPVFDSEKGINVPPSKRNVGFLFQNYALWPHMTVYQNIAFGLQNLKWDSRRIRERVAELLALLKIEQFEKRYPSELSGGQQQRVAIARTLAPNPKILFMDEPLSNLDAKLRTEIRVELKRLHSTTDSTFVYVTHDQLEAMTLSTKVCIMEKGLLKQYAAPLEMYNKPSCVFVGDFIGNPTMNFIEAEYRKGTIQFCGLQAEFVSDTPLPFEEKSVILGIRPEYVQISEHGSAEGTVFSTLPAGMETTVKINSHGTILTSVVFGSVDYDIDKKVSFDFSGNSIILFDKETEANIAMGHLGISKTQG; this is translated from the coding sequence ATGTCTGAGATTATATTGGAACAGGTGACAAAGCAATGGGGAAAATTTGTCGGCGTCGATAACCTCAATATGACAATAGACGACCGTGCATTTGTAACGCTGCTTGGTCCTTCCGGCTGCGGAAAAACCACAACGCTCAGGATGATTGCGGGACTGGAAACGCCTACATCGGGAAAGATTATTATCGACGGTACGCCCGTCTTCGATTCGGAGAAAGGAATTAATGTACCGCCGTCAAAACGGAATGTCGGCTTTTTGTTTCAAAACTATGCGTTGTGGCCGCACATGACGGTGTATCAAAATATTGCATTCGGCTTGCAAAATTTAAAGTGGGATAGCCGGCGCATCAGAGAACGGGTGGCGGAGCTGCTTGCCTTGCTGAAAATCGAGCAATTTGAAAAAAGATATCCGAGTGAGCTTTCAGGCGGACAACAACAGCGGGTTGCCATTGCGCGCACGCTTGCTCCCAATCCCAAAATTTTATTTATGGATGAGCCGCTGTCAAACCTTGATGCAAAGCTGAGGACGGAAATACGGGTTGAACTGAAACGGCTGCACAGCACTACCGATTCCACATTTGTGTATGTTACGCATGATCAGTTGGAAGCGATGACGCTTTCTACGAAGGTCTGCATTATGGAAAAGGGACTGTTAAAGCAATACGCCGCTCCGCTCGAAATGTACAATAAGCCGTCGTGTGTATTTGTCGGCGACTTTATCGGCAATCCTACTATGAATTTTATCGAGGCTGAATACCGTAAGGGTACCATTCAATTTTGCGGATTGCAGGCGGAATTTGTCAGCGATACGCCGCTCCCGTTTGAAGAAAAAAGTGTTATTCTCGGCATTCGTCCTGAATATGTGCAGATAAGCGAACATGGAAGTGCAGAGGGAACCGTCTTTTCAACCTTACCTGCGGGCATGGAAACAACCGTTAAAATCAATTCACACGGTACCATTCTTACCTCCGTTGTATTCGGCAGTGTCGATTATGACATTGATAAAAAAGTCTCATTCGATTTTTCCGGTAACTCCATCATCCTCTTCGATAAAGAAACCGAAGCAAATATTGCGATGGGTCACTTGGGCATCTCTAAAACTCAAGGTTAG
- a CDS encoding inositol monophosphatase family protein, with product MTSETLHHLYDYLVPLVTGAYREASRYNVQGIEKKELNDIATFTDRFMEQAIVEGIRQRFPDHTFIGEEYGENRGESPYEWLIDPIDGTVNFAAGIPMFGTTLALRKNKETIFGIIFDWPNNAIYYAIKGEGAYCGTIKLRVSQRSRLDESIVSICLTSSYNAEYSEKVLTLIQKLQPHVRGIRIIVCTVYELIWLATGKSEAMINVKPSMGLSSCAGKLIVSEAGGTVTNLSNKPRQEIDDLLITNSVIHDEVYNIIAQVSK from the coding sequence ATGACGTCAGAAACATTACATCACCTCTACGATTATTTGGTTCCGCTGGTAACGGGAGCCTATCGGGAAGCATCACGGTATAATGTTCAGGGGATTGAAAAAAAAGAATTGAACGATATTGCCACGTTTACCGACCGGTTTATGGAACAAGCAATTGTAGAAGGCATCCGGCAGCGCTTTCCCGATCATACGTTTATCGGCGAAGAATACGGCGAAAACCGTGGGGAAAGCCCCTACGAATGGCTTATCGATCCGATTGACGGTACGGTGAATTTTGCTGCCGGTATTCCGATGTTCGGCACAACGCTCGCCTTGCGGAAAAATAAAGAAACGATTTTCGGTATCATATTCGATTGGCCGAATAACGCTATTTATTACGCAATCAAAGGCGAGGGAGCGTACTGCGGCACTATAAAACTGCGGGTGTCGCAGCGTTCGCGGCTTGACGAATCGATTGTCAGTATTTGCTTAACATCAAGTTATAATGCCGAATACAGCGAGAAGGTACTCACCCTTATACAAAAATTGCAGCCGCACGTACGCGGCATACGGATAATTGTTTGTACGGTCTATGAGCTTATCTGGCTTGCAACCGGCAAAAGCGAAGCGATGATCAACGTGAAGCCGTCAATGGGCTTAAGTTCCTGCGCCGGTAAGTTGATTGTCAGCGAAGCGGGCGGTACGGTAACCAATCTATCGAATAAGCCGCGACAAGAAATCGATGATTTATTAATCACCAACTCGGTTATCCATGATGAAGTGTATAACATTATCGCGCAGGTATCCAAATAA